Within the Pangasianodon hypophthalmus isolate fPanHyp1 chromosome 19, fPanHyp1.pri, whole genome shotgun sequence genome, the region GTTTTCGGATGGATTGAACACACTTGTGtacaaaaatggacaaaaggatGCCACagagctataaacagccataaAGGTGGAAAAACTTTTGTCCATAGAACGTAGTACAGTATCATGCCACATGAATGGTTCAGCAGTTTGAAGGTGGAATTGTTTGTTTGACATGATATGGatgataatttttttgtttttcattactgatttatttatccattttatgTTAAGGCAAGTGTGTATTGAGGAATGCAGTTTTCATGATcttaaactggtagctataagcaTGATTTACTTGACCACAGCAACCATAGTATTAGGTAGAATATTTAGCCATAGATGTGTtacttttaacttttctttaagACTTAAAGAAattgagggattttttttttttttgtgtttgttttcttctcttcctaCAAGTTATCCAAGGACCATGACACAATGACTCATGTGCTCTTTGGGAGGAATCTCAGGTTAAATGTGGCTTTGACACTTTGGCGAAGAAATGCTAGTGAACTAGTGGCGTATTTGATCAGGTAAGGGTCTTGCAGAACATTAAGCAATTATCATAAACCTTACTGATTGACATACATTATTAAAtgctgcattcttttttttctttttaattgtcgaaaaaaaaaatccagttaaaATCAGTTTTCTGTTCCACAGAATACAAGACACAGGAGTGTTGATTGACTGTCTTCCTGTTCTCACAAAAAGGTAAATACACTcgccgtccactttattaggaacacttgcacattcatgcagttatctcaTCAaccaatcaagtggcagcagtgcaatgcaaaaatcattacaggtcaagagcttcaggtaatgttcaaaaatatcagaatatcacagtgatctctgtgactttgattgtgacacggatattggtaccagatgggctggtttgagtatttctgaaactggttttcagacacagcagtgtctagagtttacacagaatggtgaaaaaaaaaaaacttttctgaacaactgaagattaaaaaacatcTCATCAAGATGTTTCAGCCTGCtgaccctccacacacaggatggtttgtttgtttgtttgtttttcgcaccatcctgtgaaaactctagagactgttgtgtgtgaaaatcccaagagataagcaatttatgaaatactcaaaccgtcccttctggtaccaacagccATGAGATCACacatttcccccattctgatgtttgatgtgaacattaactgaagctttgacctgtatctgcatgattttttgcattactctgctgccacatgattggctgattggataactacgtaaatgagcagatgtacaggtgtttctattaaagtgactggtgagtgtacattctCTGTGAGTGTTAAATATGTTTAGTTAATATGTTTCTTATGTGCAATAATCTgccatttttactttatagccTTCAAGAAGAACAGTCATGTGTTTCCATTGGTTGCTGTGTCGACCTTTTACCGCAAGTGAAGACAGTACTTCTTGGCAGATATGAAGTGTAAGTAGTTTTTAATTATGAAACCATTATGAGAGTTGGTATGTAATTTATCTTCAGATATCAGTGAAttgctttcttttattttattttttatgtttttttaaacaaaggcaCCTCACTGTGGCTTTGCACTGGGTTCAGTCGGTTGTTAAGAAATGGTGGCCTGAACTCTCATCAAATGGAAAAACTCTGCAAGACCGCTGTTCAAATGAGAAGTAATACTCTATTCCTGTGCTATATTGCTTTGTATAACATCTTTGTTTGCACTAAACATCAAGTTTGCACTTAAAAAGACTTGAGaaatgtactgtgtgtatgtgtgtgttgcagaaatGTTCAGGCAATGCGAAAGCTGCTGCTTGATCTTTGGGATGATACATGTTCATTATCCTCAGTACCAGGAACTGTGGGGGAAATGAGCAAGGTAGATTATTCTTGACAAACTTGTTTTGGAAATAAGATTGCAACATTTTAAGTGTTACActggttttcattttttccttctcaGGAAATTGAATCCTATCTGTCACAACTGCGCTGATGTCTTGATGTAGAACACTTGAGGAAATGACCACTACACGCACTTGCTGCGGTTTTCAAAGCTGCTCTTTTAACAGCAGGATAAACTGAGTCTTTGCATTACTCCAGAAGAGGACGTGACTCGATGGTGAATGGGGAGACAGATGAACTGACCAATTCAGATCCTCCCTATATTCAAACTGGAGACATGTCTTAAAGGGTAAACCCTTTCCCATAAACCCTGACTGCTTCACATTGaagtggacttttttttttcattattggCACTCAGTCAACTCTATGAGACTGTAAAGAATCAGGTAACTCACAGAAGTGCCATGGAGAAGTTTTAACTCACTTGCAGTGCCACAATGTGCACTTGCTGAAGTGGATTTGACGTACCGTGTCCTGAGTCAACTCCTCGTACAATGTCTTAACAATGAAGAGCTTGTAGTCCTGCAGTCTTAAGTTATTGAAGCTTTCACTGTCTTATGCTTGTTCATGGATGAAATGATTGTGCATCAtggtgattttcttttaatcaacttctaaataaatttgcaaaatttGCCAAATGTTTTCAATGGTGTTTTAACTACTGATTTTTGTTATCTGTGCAATCCTACAAATAACCTGGTTCCTCTTTTGTGAGATTAATGGGACTATAAATCCTCCCAGTACACAGCTATAATGTTAAGTGTAAAGGCAAGCATTACTGAGTGTTTTGAAATAGGGGTCCTGGGATGAATGCAGGACAATCTGAATGACAGCAGCAGTTTTTGGGTACAAATCTGCAGTATCCATTTAAGATTATCGTTTAGATTTTCTTTGTCTTCTAGCCTTCATAGCCATCTGATCACTTGATCACTGTTGGCTGGATATGTTTGGTTGATGGACGGCTTTCTGCCAGTAAATGTAGGTAAAAATACACACGCACAGTCCACACGTACCTGtcgctgcagaaccaaaagtccagggggtggagacAACCATGATCCAGAACTTACTATCTGGGCGGGGTCGAAataaaagtccagggggtggagttgAACCTGATCCAGAACTTCCTACCTGGGCGGGGTCGAAATTA harbors:
- the katnbl1 gene encoding KATNB1-like protein 1 isoform X1; the protein is MATGNHVGNDADVHRLKQAKALDLFNHRSAPADEENMREVDYLCKEEIDKDRFPVGRCMHNYGKVKRVVSKKTRHSAVGSAVRLRVPSAGRPSDMANKENELTCAEDVQGVHYKDKCAFPVNSTDGSKMAGAGSKYSDYFTELSKDHDTMTHVLFGRNLRLNVALTLWRRNASELVAYLIRIQDTGVLIDCLPVLTKSLQEEQSCVSIGCCVDLLPQVKTVLLGRYEVHLTVALHWVQSVVKKWWPELSSNGKTLQDRCSNEKNVQAMRKLLLDLWDDTCSLSSVPGTVGEMSKEIESYLSQLR
- the katnbl1 gene encoding KATNB1-like protein 1 isoform X2, which encodes MHNYGKVKRVVSKKTRHSAVGSAVRLRVPSAGRPSDMANKENELTCAEDVQGVHYKDKCAFPVNSTDGSKMAGAGSKYSDYFTELSKDHDTMTHVLFGRNLRLNVALTLWRRNASELVAYLIRIQDTGVLIDCLPVLTKSLQEEQSCVSIGCCVDLLPQVKTVLLGRYEVHLTVALHWVQSVVKKWWPELSSNGKTLQDRCSNEKNVQAMRKLLLDLWDDTCSLSSVPGTVGEMSKEIESYLSQLR